TTCCACCATCCAGAGCGAGATCATCAACGATAGCAAGTTCTATATTCAGGTGAAATCGAAGAACCGTAGCGCCAATTACGATCTGGGGTTTAATGTGATCGAAGGCTCAGAGGAAGTGATCCTCAATGGCCAGCGGCTTAGGAAGGATACTGATTATATCATCGACTACTACTCTGGTAAGCTCACCATCTTGCGCGAGGAGGCAACCAATCCAGCAGCGAACGTCCAAGTCAATTATCAACGCAATGAGATGTTCCAATTGGAAAAGAAAACGCTGCTCGGGATGCGCGGAGAATATAAGCTCTGGGAGAACTCGTTCATCGGCGGCACGTTTTTGTATATGAATCAGAGCACGCTGGATCAGAAGGTACGGGTGGATAAAGGTCCGATGCGGAATTTGATCTGGGATATCAATAGTTCAATCAAGTTCGAACCCAATTTCCTGACTCGGGCGATCGATGCGTTTCCCATCATATCAACCAAAGCCCCATCGCGCTTCAATTTTGAGGGCGAGATCGCCCAAATCCTTCCCAATCCCAATACGCTAAATAATGAATCGACCAAAGACCCTGACGGCGTCGCTTATATCGATGATTTTGAAGCTGCCAAAAAGATTACCCCACTGGGCGTTATCCGCAATGCCTGGCGAGAGTGTTCATCGCCATTGGAGGTGGGACGGATTCCGGACCCGACCAATGATTGGCGGACCACTTTCAATGTCTATAAAAAGCGGGGAAGATTGAAATGGTGGAACCCGTATGAGCAGCGCGCGATCAATGAAATCTGGCCCAATCGCGATACCCATAATCCCAATACTCCCCAGCGAGTACATGTGCTGGTGATGAATTTTGAGCCAGTGAAAAAAGAGCAGCTCCCCAACGACCCAGATTATCGGCCCGAACAATCATGGGGCGGCATCATGCGCTGGCTATCGGCTGGATATGCGGATCAATCAGATACGAAGTTCATCGAGATCTGGGTGAAGCGCAATAACAGCAAAGCGCGGCTGCACATTGACCTGGGACAAATTTCCGAGGACGTGATCCCGAATGGAATGTTAGATACGGAAGATATCCCGATCAATGGGATCAAGAACAATTTGCTCGACACCGGAGAGGACACAGGCATCGATGGAATGAAGGGCCGCGACCCCGAGGATTGGTGGGACATTAATAGGAACGGGGTGCGGGATGAAGGTGAGCCAATCAGCTATGACGATTGGGAGTACGCCACTGGCAGTAGCAACTACGAATACATCAATGGAACAGAGGGAAATGAGCGCGATCCGGGCGGCCGATACCCTGATAGTGAAGACCTCAATAATAACGGCTCGCTGGATATGCGCAACGACTATTTTGAATACAGCATTTCGCTGGCCGAAGATCATCCCGACACTGCTTACATCAAAGGTGGTCAGGATAATCCCTATGGCTGGCGCATGTATCGCATTCCGTTGATCGATTACAAGAAGAAAGTTGGCAACCCAGATAAATCTCGAATCGAATTCGCTCGTATCTGGATCGATAGCACTGCCACAGAAACCCAAATCGAAATAGCGGAAATTAATCTGGTCGGCAATGATTGGCGCGAGATGGGAGTGGCATTAGATGACCTTAGCCCATACGATGCATCCAACGATACAACGGTGGTAGCGGCGGTGACCAACACACACGATAACGATGACTATATTCCGCCGCCAGGCGTCCGCGGGGTGATTGATCGAGTCTATCGCATCGAATCGAAAGAACAATCGCTCGTCATGCAGATCAATGGCTTGAAACCTGGCGCCAGTGGCATCCTTCGCAAAACGTTCTTCCAATCTGAAAATTACATCACCTACAAAAAGATGAAGATGTTCATCCATGGGGGAGATGCACTGGGGACTAATTTTTCCAAAGACAAAACGAGCATTGAATTGTTTGTCCGATTTGGTTCGGATGACAACAATTATTTCGAATATCGCACGCTGGTGTTCGAGGGCTGGGAGGGGAATGACATGGAAATCGATCTGGCGGCAATCGCTGCATTAAAACAAGATTCTACCCTCTACAATCCCATTACTGGGATTATCGACTCAAGTTTTGCTGATGGGACTAGGCACTATCGAATCAAGGGTCGACCGGCGTTGACCAATATTCGGCAACTGGTTCTAGGGGTCAAAAATATCTCCAATGTCGATTCACCATATAGCACCAATAATAATCTTCCGTTCTGGGGCGAGATTTGGGTCAATGAGTGGCGACTCTCTGGCGTTCGAAAGGATAAAGGGTTTGCTTATCGATCCCGCGTCGAGCTGCAGGTGGCTGATGTATTTGGGATCAACGGCGAAATCAATAAAAAGGACGCAGATTTTCACAATATCAACGAGCGCTTTGGCCGAGGGGATAATGAGACCAGTGGGAATCTCAGCGGCAATGTGTCACTTCATAAGTTTCTCCCACAATCCTGGGGGTTTTCATTGCCGATGAACTTTAATTATTCGCGAAGAGTGGCCACCCCTAAATATTTACCAGGCAGCGATATTCTCTATCAAAATGCAACTCTTGAAAAGCAAATGATCAGCCGAAGCGCCAGCGAAAGCTTCGGCTGGGGGGTATCGCTGAAAAAGAACACTCGCTCCAATAATTTCTTTATCAAAAACACACTCGATCAACTTTCGGTGAGTTACAATACCGCCCAGTCGTACGATACCACGTCTACGCATTTCTACTCAACGCGCCAGAGCCATGCGGCCAACATCAGCTATGGCATCCCATTTCCGAGAGATAAATCGATCCGACCGTTCAAATGGTTGGGAAATGCCCCAATCATCAAGAAGTTAGCTGAAATGGAGTTTTATTATCTCCCAACGACGTTCAACGTTAGGACCTCAGGCAATATCTCAAGCTCTCGAGCGTTGACGCGCGATAGTGTGTCGACCAATAATCGTCAAGCGATCGTCTCGCGCGACATTCAATTAGGTGTTCAGCCGTTTAGAAGCCTCACTGTGGATTTTTCCCGTTCGTATACAAATGACTTGAGAAATTCGACCGATCCCTGGGGATCTTTGCGCAAATTTGAGATTGGCGAGCTCACCGATATCGACCAATCGTTCAGCACCCGTTATAATCCTCAGTTCTTCCGCTGGTTGAAAACAAGTTTCACCCAATCAGCCGGCTTCAAGTTCAGCAACAATTTGCAACTCAAGGATCGGGGGCGCAGCGCATCCAATAACATCTCGATAACCGGAAACTTAACATTCGATGCGGATCAACTGGTCAAATCGATCTTTCGTCCGACTCCAAAGGTGCCCGCTAAGCCACCCAGGACACCATCAAAGGCACAGTTAGATGAAGAAACATTGCAAAAGAAATCGGACAAAAAAGACAAACCAGATGAGAAAAAACAATCCGGGTTGAGCCCTTGGAAGATGGTTGGCAGTGGATTGCAATTTTTCACCAGCCGAATTCAACCCATCAATATCAATGTGACTGAGCGAAAAAACTCCAGTCAATCTGGTTTGGATCCCAGTGGTGGCTTGCCGCCGCTGCGCTATATGTTTGGCCTGACCGACTCCACAGGGATTCCCAGCGTTGCCAGTGCTGGGACCAATAATATGTCGTTCCGCGAATCGAAAAGCATCGGCCTATCTAGTGGTTTCAATATCATCAAGCAAATGGACCTCAGTTTGAAATTTAGTCATGATGAAAATACGAATCAGACAACGCTAAAGACTGGGGACCTTTCGGATTCATGGTTTTTTATGGAGACCAAAGGCACTGGTGATCAGACCAAGCAGGGATTTTACATACCAGAATGGTCGCTGCGCTGGACCGGTCTAGAACGCTTCAATTTCCTGAAGAAGTTCGTCCAGCGCATGAGTTTTGATCATAATTTTTCTGGCCGGCGACAGCTTTCTTGGCAGGATAACAAGGAAAAGAAAACTCGCATCAATTATACCAAGCAATTTCGGCCGCTGGCTGGCTTTAATCTAACGCTCAAAAAGAATATCAATGTCAATATCCGTTACAACCTGTCCGAGGATGTGAATCTCACCTTGTCGGGCGGCTCGGGCGGACAAAAAAATGAAAGTTCCGACCTGTCGATTACTGGTTCCTACGCTCATAGTGGCGGCTTGCGCCTGCCATTTCCTTTTTTGAAGAATAAAGAACTGAAGAACAACATGGATATGCAGGTCACTCTAAGCTGGAACAAGAATGTTGGCTATCAGAAATTAGGCAATCAGGGTTGGACATCAACCAGAGAGACCTCATCGCTCAATTTCGAGCCGCGGCTCACGTATTCGTTCAGCCAAAATGTACGCGGGGGCATGAATCTCAAGATCGGCAAGAACAGCAATAAGATGGTGGGCGATACAACGATTAAAGAATTTGGCATTCACGTCAGCATTCTCATCAGCGGTCGATAGGAATTAGCTTGCCATGGCGATACAAATGAAATTGATACGCTCTGCTCAACTACCTCTATTGCTTCTATTGTTGATTGTCCCCGGCTGTCGCAGTCAGGTGGTTCCCAAATTCGACAGCCGCAATGCATTTCAATATCTGGTAAAGCAATGTGAATTTGGCCCTCGAGTGCCAGGAACGCCCTCCCATTTGAGTTGTCGCGATTATCTCATGAGCACGCTTCAGAGCTACGCCGACCGAGTGATGCAACAGCCGTTTCAGGCGATGATGGGACCCGATCAAAAGCGAGTCTCGTGTTACAATATCATCGCGAATTTTCAGATGAACAATCCGCGTCGTGTCCTTTTATGCGCGCATTGGGATACACGGCCCTGGGCGGATCTCGATCCAGACCCGGCCAATCGCAAAAAACCTGTTCCTGGGGCCAATGACGGGGCCTCTGGCGTTGCAATCCTGCTGGAAATCGCCCGAATTTTGAAGCTATCGCCTCCCAAATATGGCGTTGATATTGTGTTGTTCGATGCTGAAGATTTTGGCAGTTATGGGCGAAATGACACCTGGGCATTGGGCTCAAAACAGTTTGCCAGCCAAGTGGTCCGCAATTTCCGGCCTGAATTTGGGATCCTTTTGGATATGGTGGGCGATGCGGATCAACAAATTTATATTGAACAAAACTCGCATCGTTTCGCGCGACCTGTGGTGGAACGCGTCTGGCGCAAAGCAGATCAACTAGGCATCTCCGAATTTATCCCTGAGATCAAATTTGATGTCTATGACGATCATCTCAATTTGTTGGAAATCGGGATTCCCACTATCGATATCATCGATTTCGATTATAAATATTGGCACACCATCGAAGACACGCCCGATAAATGTAGCCCCAAAAGCCTCGAAAACGTCGGCCGGGTGGTCTTGGGCGTGATTTATGAGTGATGGAGGTTATGCCCATTACAAATTCGTGGCATTTTTGACACGGTGTTTTTTAGCAACGACTTTTCAGCGATCTCGCGATCGCTCGTTCTGCCCTAGCAAGCATACCTAAAAATTCTTCACCAAATGAATGACTGTGATGTTATTTCAGCAGCAGAGGCAGTGAGGTTCACAGTTGTAACTATCGCTGCCGAAGTTGCCATGAATTTGGCGAGCAACCATCGATTTTGACGTGTGGTTTCAAAAGAAAGCCTCGCTTCGAAAAATAGATTTTGAGTTCTATCAAATAAGATGATGAGCAAATATAAATTACTCTTGCACCAGCAGGGGCTTGTTGTTCGATCAATCAAGTAGTTGAAAATTGCTCGTATTCGCCGGCATGAGATGGAATATTATTTGAGCGTTGCAGGAATCTGAAACTAGGCTATAAATGGAGCAATCAATTTGTCCAGGAGGTACGATGAGTTTGCTTCAAATCGTGTTGAAAGGCGGTGTACTGATCATCCCGATTTTGCTATGCTCTTTGATCGCTGTAACGATTATTGTCGAGCGCTGGCTATTCTTGCGCAAAGCGAAGATAAACGCGCGAAGTTTCATTTTGCAGGTGAAAGCGCTGATTCTCAAAAATCGGATTGGTGAGGCGATTCTGTTATGCAAGCGGACTACCGCCCCGGTTGCCAAAATCACCAAAGCTGCAGTGGAGCGTTACAATCGCCCGCGCATCGAGATCAAAGAGGCGATCGAAAGCACCGGGAAAGTTGAAATCCACAATTTAGAGAGAGGGCTGGGGGTTCTGAGCACTATTGCCGCCATTGCCCCGCTACTTGGATTTTTGGGTACGGTGACTGGCATGATCCGTGCATTCATCCAGGTGCAAAACCTCGGCGGCAATGTGGATGCCAGCGTTCTGGCTGGTGGGATCTGGGAGGCGCTGGTCACCACCGCCGCCGGGCTCGTGGTGGGCATCCCCACACTGATCGGCTATAATTGGCTTCAGGGACAGGTGGAGGATGTGGTGTTCGAAATGGAGGATAGCTCCACTGCCCTGTTAGACATGCTCATCGAAAAAGGGGAGTCGCGCGATGGATTTTCAGATGAAACGAACTAAGATCACCACCTTTTCTCCAATTTCATTGACCGACATCGTGCTGTTGCTTTTGATCTTCTTTTTGTTGTCGTCTTCGTTTTTCGTTCAGCCCGGCATTAAGGTTTCTCTCCCCAAGGCCATTACTGGCCAGGTGGAAACCAAAGATCGGATTTACCTGACGATCACGAAAAAGCAGACAATTTATCTGAACAGCCAACTGGTGCTCAGAAGCGAGCTGGCGGAAAAATTGAGCGGGCTCCTAAAAGTTTCCCCTGAGAAATTGGTGGTGATCCAGGCCGATAAGGATTTAACTTTGGAACAGGCCATCGAAATTATCGATCTGGCCAAAATGGCTGGTGCCCAAAAATTCCTAATTGCGACGCAACCAGGAGCGAACCCATGACGATAATTTTGAAAGATAGAAGGGCTCGGCTGGCCGCTGGAATATCGATCCTGCTGCATTTGATCCTCTTGCTGATTTTTTTCATAATCCAATTGGATTTACTACCTCGGCCGGCAGAGTTCACCGAGATCGTGTTCATCAGCGGCCCAACTTGGCAAGCGTCAGTGTTGGCCGCTGAACAACCCGCTCCTACCGCAAGAATCGATCAGGAGCACCAGGCCGAAGCTTCAGATGTGGTGAATTTGCCGCCGCGCCCTATACCGGAGGATGAACAACCGCTAAAAATGCCAGAGCTGCCCAAACAGATCCCCCAGGAACAACCCAAAACGATCCTAGAGCCGAGCGCAGCGAAGGATCGTGACATCTCACCACAGTTGCAGCAAGCTCCGGTTGGTGCTGAGCAGCATCCTATTGTATCAAAAAGCGAGGGGCTGACGCCAACTGATAAGCCGCTCCCCACGACGGCCATCAGTTCTGACACCTCAGGTCAAGCACCATTTCATATAGAAGGTCAAGCAGCAGGACGAACCGTTGTTTTCAAGCTCATCCCCGAATATCCACAGGATCGACAAGTGATGGCGACCATCAAGATCAGCTTCACCATTCTGCCCAATGGCGATGTAGGAGAAATGATCCCGGTAATAAAATCGGATGCGATATTAGAAAAAATCACCCTGGACGCGCTGAGACAATGGAAATTCAATCCCCTGCCACCTGACGTGCCACAACGCGTCGAGCGCGGCGTCATTACATTTCGCTATCTATTAAAATAAGCCTGAAGTCTTAAACTCACCAATATGAATAAATGCTCGGTTCAATTACCCAATTCAATATTGGCATCCCGTGAAAATTGGGTGTGAAATAAGATGATTTAAAAATTATTAAGCTTTGGTTTGAATTCAGTCATTGGCATAAGAATTGAAGGAGAGAGGGACATGAATCACCCTAAAAAAAGTGTAGCGATCTTGCTCGTCATGATTTTTATCTTTATCAATTGCGAACGCACCATGGAACTGCAACGAGCTGATGTTAGTTATGTTCAAGATCAATTAGCCAAATTTGCTCCGGTACGGATCAGTTATGACCGATCAATCCTCTCAGAGCGCGATCATCAGGTGGTGCTAAAATTAGTTGCGGCCGCAAAACTGATCGACCAGATCTTTTTAAGGCAGGTTTATGCGCATAATGAAGCGATCCAAAAGGCGCTATTAAAATCAAGACAGCCGCAAGATAGGGTCTTTCTAGACTATTTCAAGATTATGTACGGTCCGTTCGACCGTTTAGAGGAAAACAAACCATTTCTGGTCGCCACTCCCAAGCCGTTGGGAGCGAATTATTATCCAGAGGATTTAACCAAAGATGATTTCTTCGATTGGATAGCAAAACATCCTGAGGACAAGGAGGCATTTGAGAGCAATTTTACGATCATCCGGCGTTCTGGAGATCGGCTGGTTGCGATACCGTATTCTGAAGCCTATAAGGATTTATTAGTGCCAGCCGCCAAACTGTTGCGAGAGGCAGCGGATCTGGCTGACAATGCGTCGCTGAAGCGTTATCTCACCAGCCGTGCCGAAGCATTCCTCAGCAATGATTATTACCAAAGCGATATGGATTGGATGGATCTGGATAGCCCGATCGAGGTGGTTATTGGTCCTTATGAGGTCTATGAGGATGCCCTGCTCGGTTACAAGGCCGCGTTTGAGTCGTTTATCACCGTTGTCGATCCAGTTGAAAGCCAAAAATTGGCGACCATCGGTGGCTATCTGAATGCCATGGAACAGAACCTCCCTTATCCGGATCAATATAAAAATTTCGAACGAGGTCAGTCATCCCCATTTAAAGTGGTTCAAGAAATCTACACAGCTGGCGACACGCGCGCTGGAATTCAAACCATTGCGTTCAATCTGCCCAATGATGAGCGGGTCCGCGAGGCTAAAGGGAGCAAGAAAGTTCTGCTCAAAAATATCATGGCGGCCAAATTCGAGCAAATTTTGATCCCCATTGCTGAAAAAGTCATAGATGCCGAACAATTGCCCAATCTCTCTTTCGATGCCTATTTCAATCATGTATTGCTACATGAAGTCAGTCATGGCCTTGGGCCAGGGACACTCACTTTGCCCAGCGGAGAAAAAACTACAGTGAATAAAATGCTGGCCGAAACTTATTCCACGATTGAGGAAGCCAAGGCAGATGTGTGCGGCAATTACAATGTCCAATTTCTTATCGATAAAGGTGTATTTCCAAAAGCATTGGAGCAAACCCTGTACGTGACTTATCTCGCAGGCATGTTTCGCTCTGTCCGGTTCGGTATCGAATCTGCCCATGCTCGAGCAAATATGATCCAATTTAATTATCTGCTTGCCAATGGCGCTGTTGAATTCAATGATCAGAACCAAAAATTTCGCGTTAACCATGACCAAGTCAGATCGGCGATCCGATCATTGGCTCATGAATTGTTGCTGATTCAAGCCAAAGGGGATTATCAAAGAGCGAAAAAATTGATCGAGCAATATGGCGCTATGAATCCATCCTTGCAGGCGGTCTTGGCAAATTTAGGGAGCATCCCTGTCGACATCAAGCCAATTTACGAAATTGAAGCTATCGAGGGAAGCAGAATAAATATGTAATGACTTAAGGTCTGGACAATAGAAAAAAGGCTGGTGACGCTATCCATTCAGCGGGGCGATATCAGCCTTTTTTTATCCGTGGGTTCCGCTTTTTTGGTCAATGATCATTTCAGCAGTTCATCCCTTTGCGCGATTGATGAATTCAATACTTGTCAAAACCATTTGATTATGGAATTTGGATTGATCCTCCCACTAGAAAAAAATG
This DNA window, taken from candidate division KSB1 bacterium, encodes the following:
- the sprA gene encoding cell surface protein SprA, with protein sequence MASLTIESIRELSNNTTKFMVFGIKIGSKSPAQQIVLISIFFSFILMATAPGFSSDRDRYCGLKLNSNQQYGISLFNRQPDPWLSLNGPSRPLLKLTPSSLKRNVEIDSTGQYVTIQETMFGQQVHLPARYTLKEYTDYFREQNQILLWQNYKIRQLTGDKSDQQNKGGIEIAIPVRIRSRAFQTIFGGDRVSLSVTGQINIQGGLRHESRSQVRDALSRGSNYNFKMEQTQNFKVQGNVGDKVTVSVDQDSERPFDFENTVKLNYTGYDDEILQSVQAGNISLSLPATRFVSFSAQNSGLFGIKSESQIGNFHLTTIASQEKGENKTLTITGGAEEGRFVIKDYNFMNGVYFFVDSLYRSQYEKIDPTTGARTYNGNRIITSFELYKSGPGYEQREGRIRGWAFADSATLARRDTTIINSENARGFWIRLEQQKDYFLWTDLGKIKLFVPVSDNEMLAVAYRTKGGVTYGDVEFDPQTQTTIFLRMLKPQTPRPSDRTWKLMQRNVYYLGARNIDPNGFELKIFFDTPSGNDEESYGSNSYLKIFGLDRFDINGNPNPDNAVDDNPNYIRLGEGELEFPRLEPFAQSYAFDGDAEKNIELPKEKFVTKMYNSTIQSEIINDSKFYIQVKSKNRSANYDLGFNVIEGSEEVILNGQRLRKDTDYIIDYYSGKLTILREEATNPAANVQVNYQRNEMFQLEKKTLLGMRGEYKLWENSFIGGTFLYMNQSTLDQKVRVDKGPMRNLIWDINSSIKFEPNFLTRAIDAFPIISTKAPSRFNFEGEIAQILPNPNTLNNESTKDPDGVAYIDDFEAAKKITPLGVIRNAWRECSSPLEVGRIPDPTNDWRTTFNVYKKRGRLKWWNPYEQRAINEIWPNRDTHNPNTPQRVHVLVMNFEPVKKEQLPNDPDYRPEQSWGGIMRWLSAGYADQSDTKFIEIWVKRNNSKARLHIDLGQISEDVIPNGMLDTEDIPINGIKNNLLDTGEDTGIDGMKGRDPEDWWDINRNGVRDEGEPISYDDWEYATGSSNYEYINGTEGNERDPGGRYPDSEDLNNNGSLDMRNDYFEYSISLAEDHPDTAYIKGGQDNPYGWRMYRIPLIDYKKKVGNPDKSRIEFARIWIDSTATETQIEIAEINLVGNDWREMGVALDDLSPYDASNDTTVVAAVTNTHDNDDYIPPPGVRGVIDRVYRIESKEQSLVMQINGLKPGASGILRKTFFQSENYITYKKMKMFIHGGDALGTNFSKDKTSIELFVRFGSDDNNYFEYRTLVFEGWEGNDMEIDLAAIAALKQDSTLYNPITGIIDSSFADGTRHYRIKGRPALTNIRQLVLGVKNISNVDSPYSTNNNLPFWGEIWVNEWRLSGVRKDKGFAYRSRVELQVADVFGINGEINKKDADFHNINERFGRGDNETSGNLSGNVSLHKFLPQSWGFSLPMNFNYSRRVATPKYLPGSDILYQNATLEKQMISRSASESFGWGVSLKKNTRSNNFFIKNTLDQLSVSYNTAQSYDTTSTHFYSTRQSHAANISYGIPFPRDKSIRPFKWLGNAPIIKKLAEMEFYYLPTTFNVRTSGNISSSRALTRDSVSTNNRQAIVSRDIQLGVQPFRSLTVDFSRSYTNDLRNSTDPWGSLRKFEIGELTDIDQSFSTRYNPQFFRWLKTSFTQSAGFKFSNNLQLKDRGRSASNNISITGNLTFDADQLVKSIFRPTPKVPAKPPRTPSKAQLDEETLQKKSDKKDKPDEKKQSGLSPWKMVGSGLQFFTSRIQPININVTERKNSSQSGLDPSGGLPPLRYMFGLTDSTGIPSVASAGTNNMSFRESKSIGLSSGFNIIKQMDLSLKFSHDENTNQTTLKTGDLSDSWFFMETKGTGDQTKQGFYIPEWSLRWTGLERFNFLKKFVQRMSFDHNFSGRRQLSWQDNKEKKTRINYTKQFRPLAGFNLTLKKNINVNIRYNLSEDVNLTLSGGSGGQKNESSDLSITGSYAHSGGLRLPFPFLKNKELKNNMDMQVTLSWNKNVGYQKLGNQGWTSTRETSSLNFEPRLTYSFSQNVRGGMNLKIGKNSNKMVGDTTIKEFGIHVSILISGR
- a CDS encoding M28 family peptidase, whose protein sequence is MKLIRSAQLPLLLLLLIVPGCRSQVVPKFDSRNAFQYLVKQCEFGPRVPGTPSHLSCRDYLMSTLQSYADRVMQQPFQAMMGPDQKRVSCYNIIANFQMNNPRRVLLCAHWDTRPWADLDPDPANRKKPVPGANDGASGVAILLEIARILKLSPPKYGVDIVLFDAEDFGSYGRNDTWALGSKQFASQVVRNFRPEFGILLDMVGDADQQIYIEQNSHRFARPVVERVWRKADQLGISEFIPEIKFDVYDDHLNLLEIGIPTIDIIDFDYKYWHTIEDTPDKCSPKSLENVGRVVLGVIYE
- a CDS encoding MotA/TolQ/ExbB proton channel family protein, with product MSLLQIVLKGGVLIIPILLCSLIAVTIIVERWLFLRKAKINARSFILQVKALILKNRIGEAILLCKRTTAPVAKITKAAVERYNRPRIEIKEAIESTGKVEIHNLERGLGVLSTIAAIAPLLGFLGTVTGMIRAFIQVQNLGGNVDASVLAGGIWEALVTTAAGLVVGIPTLIGYNWLQGQVEDVVFEMEDSSTALLDMLIEKGESRDGFSDETN
- a CDS encoding biopolymer transporter ExbD, with amino-acid sequence MKRTKITTFSPISLTDIVLLLLIFFLLSSSFFVQPGIKVSLPKAITGQVETKDRIYLTITKKQTIYLNSQLVLRSELAEKLSGLLKVSPEKLVVIQADKDLTLEQAIEIIDLAKMAGAQKFLIATQPGANP
- a CDS encoding energy transducer TonB; translated protein: MTIILKDRRARLAAGISILLHLILLLIFFIIQLDLLPRPAEFTEIVFISGPTWQASVLAAEQPAPTARIDQEHQAEASDVVNLPPRPIPEDEQPLKMPELPKQIPQEQPKTILEPSAAKDRDISPQLQQAPVGAEQHPIVSKSEGLTPTDKPLPTTAISSDTSGQAPFHIEGQAAGRTVVFKLIPEYPQDRQVMATIKISFTILPNGDVGEMIPVIKSDAILEKITLDALRQWKFNPLPPDVPQRVERGVITFRYLLK
- a CDS encoding peptidase, with translation MNHPKKSVAILLVMIFIFINCERTMELQRADVSYVQDQLAKFAPVRISYDRSILSERDHQVVLKLVAAAKLIDQIFLRQVYAHNEAIQKALLKSRQPQDRVFLDYFKIMYGPFDRLEENKPFLVATPKPLGANYYPEDLTKDDFFDWIAKHPEDKEAFESNFTIIRRSGDRLVAIPYSEAYKDLLVPAAKLLREAADLADNASLKRYLTSRAEAFLSNDYYQSDMDWMDLDSPIEVVIGPYEVYEDALLGYKAAFESFITVVDPVESQKLATIGGYLNAMEQNLPYPDQYKNFERGQSSPFKVVQEIYTAGDTRAGIQTIAFNLPNDERVREAKGSKKVLLKNIMAAKFEQILIPIAEKVIDAEQLPNLSFDAYFNHVLLHEVSHGLGPGTLTLPSGEKTTVNKMLAETYSTIEEAKADVCGNYNVQFLIDKGVFPKALEQTLYVTYLAGMFRSVRFGIESAHARANMIQFNYLLANGAVEFNDQNQKFRVNHDQVRSAIRSLAHELLLIQAKGDYQRAKKLIEQYGAMNPSLQAVLANLGSIPVDIKPIYEIEAIEGSRINM